The genomic interval GTAGTCCTCGCCGAGCGCGTCGATCAGGGTGCTGCGCAGGGTCAGCACGTACGAGCCGAGCTGCACGAGCACGAGCGACAGGCAGGGCAGGATCAGGTGCAGCGCGATGCTGCCGTACGCGGCCAGCCCGTAGACGTCGTCGTCCATCGCGCCGCCGATCGGCAGGATGCCGAAGACCACCCCGAAGACGTAGAGCAGGAACACCCCGATGCTCGGGATGAAGAGCGACTGGCCGGTGATGCCGCCGACCTGGATCAGCCGGTCCAGGGTGCCCTTGGCCCGGGTGGCCGCGAGCACGCCGAGCGGGATGCCCAGCGCCACGGTCACCACCAGTGCGGAGCCGGCCAGCAGCAGGGTCCAGGGGAGCCGCTCCAGCAGGATGTCCAGCACCGGCTGGTTCTGCCGGAACGACACCCCGAGGTTGCCCTGGAGGAGCTGGGTCAGATATTCCCAGTACTGCACCGCCAGCGGCCGGTCCAGGCCGTAGTCGCGCAGCAGTTCGGCCCGCAGTTCCTCGGTCATCCCCGGGTCCGCCACCGCCAGGGCCGGGTCGCCGGGCAGCAGGCGGAGCAGGAAGAACGTCACGGTCACCGCGAACCACATGGTCAGTACGCCGCGCAGCAGGCGGCGGGTGACGAACCGGGCACCAGCGGGCATGGCCTCTCTCCTTTCCTGGCTTGGCGGATCAGGGCGGGGCCGCACCGGGCTGGTGCGCCGGGCCCGCCCTGACCGCGTCGTCGAACTGGTCAGCCCTTGGTGGCCTGGGCCACCGAGACGGGGTTGACGATGGAGAGCAGTTCACTCGGCTGGACCAGGAAGTTGGACCACTCGGCCGAGTGCGCGATGGTGAACTCCTCGACGTAGAGCACGTTGTCGTACACCTTGTCGGTGATGATCTTCGCCGCCTGCTGGATCGGGGCCTTCTGGGCGGCCTGGTCCAGCTGCGTCCGGGCCTGGTCGATCAGGGCGTCCAGCTCCGGGTCGCAGGCGTTGGCGTAGTTGATGAAGCCCTTGCACTTGAACGCGAGCGCCAGGTTGGCCGGCGGGTTCTCCATGATCGCCCACGAGCCGGCGTAGATGTCGTAGTCCCGGGCGGTGTACTTCTCCACGTACGTGTTCCGCTCCAAGCCCTCCAGCTTGATCTCGATCCCGGCCTCCTTGCTGGAGTCCCGGACCAGCTGCGCCCACTTGGAGATGTTCGGGTCGGCCTGGTCGTAGATCATCCGCAGGCTGAGCCCGTCGAAGAGCCCGTCACCGTTGCCGTCGGAGAAACCGGCACCGGTGAGCAGCGACTTCGCCTTCGC from Plantactinospora sp. BC1 carries:
- a CDS encoding ABC transporter permease; the protein is MPAGARFVTRRLLRGVLTMWFAVTVTFFLLRLLPGDPALAVADPGMTEELRAELLRDYGLDRPLAVQYWEYLTQLLQGNLGVSFRQNQPVLDILLERLPWTLLLAGSALVVTVALGIPLGVLAATRAKGTLDRLIQVGGITGQSLFIPSIGVFLLYVFGVVFGILPIGGAMDDDVYGLAAYGSIALHLILPCLSLVLVQLGSYVLTLRSTLIDALGEDYCTLARAKGLPNRKVVWRHALRNALLPTTTLVGLQLGFLVGGAVLTESIYAYPGVGRAIFEAVGQLDFPVLQGAFLMLAFAVIAANLLTDLAYGLLDPRVRTA